From a single Brassica oleracea var. oleracea cultivar TO1000 chromosome C5, BOL, whole genome shotgun sequence genomic region:
- the LOC106294723 gene encoding uncharacterized protein LOC106294723, whose amino-acid sequence MDKGVRDSHGDSDAGNVVSQTIREDREEDSTLREGFANESKIHEPDHQNMKLQMDDSVRDSDAGNVASQSIRETIQEHYTLREEDSKILESDHQNLKLGMDVNVGDSDAGSVVSQTIRDTRQEDSTLRKDESNKLEPDQQKRGKYFFYDTPLSEETGVWIPVSVPPMLEPDHEEWSRGLSFNGGYFPEGEMGWNQILDEDKELTMWDVIVDMLLAARGKATALASGNLESGISFFAGQHLLEQAWQEMAHTLTEANFGNAREILETEPPKWLPDSAASACMLCSVRFHPIMCSRHHCRYCGGLFCRDCSKGRSLLPVKFRVSDPQRVCDVCCVRLETVQPYLMDQVSPAAQLPTHDLTDLSTLRSWVNFPWGQSMEYEIYKATNTIRGYISKVGSSRTERSIPDAILRQAKGLAVITVARVGVMVTYRIGTGLVVARRDDGSWSPPSAISSFGLGWGAQAGGEFIDFIIVLRTREAIRTFGSNTHFVVGAGLSAAVGVTGRAVEADIRAGSGGYAACYTYSCSKGAFVGCSLEGSIFTTRTSENSRFYGSQSLAASDILLGSLPKPPAAAPLYRALGDLFQKMGSETIRSSTTSSFSED is encoded by the exons ATG GATAAAGGAGTTCGTGATTCTCATGGTGATTCTGATGCTGGTAATGTCGTAAGTCAAACCATCAGGGAGGATAGAGAAGAAGATTCTACCTTACGTGAAGGCTTTGCTAACGAGAGCAAAATACATGAACCAGATCATCAGAATATGAAGCTCCAAATG GATGACAGTGTTCGTGATTCTGATGCTGGTAATGTCGCAAGTCAAAGCATCAGGGAGACTATACAAGAACATTATACCTTACGTGAAGAAGATAGCAAAATACTTGAATCAGATCATCAAAATTTGAAGCTCGGAATG GATGTCAATGTTGGTGATTCTGATGCTGGTAGTGTCGTAAGTCAAACCATCAGGGATACTAGACAAGAAGATTCTACCTTACGTAAAGACGAGAGCAACAAACTTGAACCAGATCAGCAGAAGCGTGGTAAATACTTTTTCTATGACACACCACTTTCCGAAGAAACAGGTGTTTGGATACCAGTTTCAGTACCACCAATGCTGGAACCTGATCATGAGGAATGGTCAAGAGGGCTTAGCTTCAACGGTGGTTACTTCCCCGAGGGAGAGATGGGATGGAACCAGATCCTTGATGAAGACAAGGAGCTAACAATGTGGGATGTGATAGTCGATATGTTACTCGCAGCACGTGGTAAAGCAACCGCTCTTGCTTCAGGCAACCTCGAGAGCGGCATTTCATTTTTCGCGGGACAACATCTTCTCGAACAAGCTTGGCAGGAGATGGCTCACACTCTCACCGAAGCCAACTTTGGCAACGCGAGAGAGATTCTCGAAACAGAGCCACCAAAGTGGCTACCAGATAGTGCTGCTTCTGCTTGTATGCTCTGTAGCGTGAGGTTTCATCCGATCATGTGTTCGCGTCATCACTGTCGATACTGTGGAGGATTGTTCTGCAGAGACTGTTCTAAAGGAAGAAGCTTGCTTCCGGTGAAATTCCGCGTTTCGGATCCTCAAAGGGTTTGTGATGTGTGTTGTGTGAGGCTGGAGACTGTGCAGCCTTATCTGATGGACCAAGTAAGTCCTGCTGCTCAGTTACCGACTCATGACTTGACGGATCTTAGTACGTTGAGGTCTTGGGTGAATTTTCCATGGGGACAATCTATGGAGTATGAGATTTATAAAGCAACAAACACTATCCGGGGTTATATATCCAAG GTTGGTTCTTCGAGGACTGAGAGGTCCATACCAGATGCCATTCTAAGACAAGCAAAAGGTCTTGCAGTAATCACTGTTGCCAGAGTTGGAGTGATGGTTACGTATAGAATCGGGACTGGACTTGTGGTTGCTCGTAGAGATGATGGCTCCTGGTCTCCACCTTCTGCTATCTCTTCGTTTGGTTTGGGATGGGGTGCTCAG GCAGGAGGAGAGTTCATAGACTTTATTATTGTCCTAAGAACTCGTGAGGCCATCCGAACGTTTGGGAGTAACACCCATTTTGTTGTTGGAGCTGGTTTAAGTGCTGCGGTTGGTGTGACTGGACGAGCTGTTGAAGCTGATATCCGAGCAGGGAGTGGAGGTTATGCCGCTTGCTATACCTACAGTTGCAGCAAAG GTGCATTTGTTGGATGCTCGCTTGAAGGAAGCATCTTCACAACACGTACAAGTGAGAACTCACGGTTCTATGGGAGCCAGTCTCTAGCTGCGTCAGACATCCTCCTTGGCTCTTTGCCAAAGCCACCTGCTGCTGCTCCACTCTACCGTGCCCTTGGTGATCTCTTTCAGAAGATGGGGAG TGAAACGATTCGGTCATCAACAACTTCATCGTTTTCTGAAGACTGA
- the LOC106294725 gene encoding putative pterin-4-alpha-carbinolamine dehydratase, with protein MSRLLLPSLFSISRKQVLAASSFRNLYGRHSFVHWTSAAMSQDSASGGSSASGARTFCSLEDLSAKKCVPCNAKDLRAMTEQSAQELLQKVAGWDMANDNGTLKLHRSWTVKSFTKGLDFFKRVADIAESEGHHPDLHLVGWNNVKIDIWTHAIGGLTENDFILAAKINQLQVEDLLRKKKVAK; from the exons ATGAGTCGGCTCTTGCTGCCTAGCCTTTTCTCAATCTCTAGAAAACAG GTTCTAGCTGCGTCATCGTTCCGCAATCTGTACGGACGTCACAG CTTTGTTCATTGGACGAGTGCTGCTATGTCGCAAGATAGTGCATCTGGTGGCTCCTCTGCTTCTGGAGCTAGAACGTTTTGCTCCTTAGAAG ATTTGTCAGCGAAAAAGTGTGTGCCATGCAACGCTAAGGATCTGCGTGCCATGACTGAACAAAGTGCTCAAGAACTACTTCAAAAG GTTGCTGGATGGGATATGGCTAATGACAATGGTACATTAAAGCTGCATCGGTCTTGGACAGTGAAAAGTTTCACAAAGGGACTAGATTTCTTCAAACGTGTAGCTGATATCGCTGAATCAGAAG GTCATCACCCAGATTTGCATCTGGTAGGCTGGAATAATGTGAAGATCGATATATGGACACATGCCATAG GTGGTTTGACCGAGAACGACTTCATTCTAGCTGCTAAGATCAACCAGCTTCAAGTGGAAGATCTTCTGAGAAAGAAGAAAGTTGCCAAGTGA
- the LOC106292963 gene encoding DNA-binding protein DDB_G0278111-like isoform X1, whose translation MADPELEAIRQRRMQELMAQHGTQQGKQGSQQNPDQERAQEDAKREADERRQMMLSQILSSQARERIARIALVKPEKARAVEDVILRAAQMGQIVEKVSEERLITLLEQINSQTSKQTKVTIQRRRGVFDD comes from the exons ATG GCTGATCCTGAACTAGAAGCTATTAGACAGAGGAGGATGCAAGAGCTCATGGCTCAACATGGCACT CAGCAGGGGAAGCAAGGCAGTCAGCAGAATCCAGATCAAGAGAGAGCACAAGAAGATGCTAAAAG GGAAGCTGATGAACGTAGACAAATGATGCTTAGTCAAATATTGTCTTCCCAAGCCCGAGAGAGAA TTGCACGAATTGCACTGGTGAAACCTGAGAAAGCTAGAGCCGTAGAGGATGTTATTTTGAGGGCTGCTCAAATGGGACAGATTGTTGAGAAG GTTTCTGAGGAACGGCTTATAACGCTCTTGGAACAAATAAACAGCCAAACTAGCAAACAGACAAAAGTCACG ATCCAGAGGCGTCGTGGGGTGTTCGACGATTAG
- the LOC106292963 gene encoding DNA-binding protein DDB_G0278111-like isoform X2, translating to MADPELEAIRQRRMQELMAQHGTQGKQGSQQNPDQERAQEDAKREADERRQMMLSQILSSQARERIARIALVKPEKARAVEDVILRAAQMGQIVEKVSEERLITLLEQINSQTSKQTKVTIQRRRGVFDD from the exons ATG GCTGATCCTGAACTAGAAGCTATTAGACAGAGGAGGATGCAAGAGCTCATGGCTCAACATGGCACT CAGGGGAAGCAAGGCAGTCAGCAGAATCCAGATCAAGAGAGAGCACAAGAAGATGCTAAAAG GGAAGCTGATGAACGTAGACAAATGATGCTTAGTCAAATATTGTCTTCCCAAGCCCGAGAGAGAA TTGCACGAATTGCACTGGTGAAACCTGAGAAAGCTAGAGCCGTAGAGGATGTTATTTTGAGGGCTGCTCAAATGGGACAGATTGTTGAGAAG GTTTCTGAGGAACGGCTTATAACGCTCTTGGAACAAATAAACAGCCAAACTAGCAAACAGACAAAAGTCACG ATCCAGAGGCGTCGTGGGGTGTTCGACGATTAG
- the LOC106292963 gene encoding DNA-binding protein DDB_G0278111-like isoform X3: MADPELEAIRQRRMQELMAQHGTGKQGSQQNPDQERAQEDAKREADERRQMMLSQILSSQARERIARIALVKPEKARAVEDVILRAAQMGQIVEKVSEERLITLLEQINSQTSKQTKVTIQRRRGVFDD; encoded by the exons ATG GCTGATCCTGAACTAGAAGCTATTAGACAGAGGAGGATGCAAGAGCTCATGGCTCAACATGGCACT GGGAAGCAAGGCAGTCAGCAGAATCCAGATCAAGAGAGAGCACAAGAAGATGCTAAAAG GGAAGCTGATGAACGTAGACAAATGATGCTTAGTCAAATATTGTCTTCCCAAGCCCGAGAGAGAA TTGCACGAATTGCACTGGTGAAACCTGAGAAAGCTAGAGCCGTAGAGGATGTTATTTTGAGGGCTGCTCAAATGGGACAGATTGTTGAGAAG GTTTCTGAGGAACGGCTTATAACGCTCTTGGAACAAATAAACAGCCAAACTAGCAAACAGACAAAAGTCACG ATCCAGAGGCGTCGTGGGGTGTTCGACGATTAG